GTGACCGACAACGGCCTGCGGCTGATGGACATCCCCGACGACTTGGACGCGGCCTTCAAGGCGTTCATCCCGCCCTTCGGAGCCGCGGGGAACCCCGTGGACATCACGGGCGGCGAGCCGCCCTCCACGTACGAGGCGACGATCAGGCTCGGCCTGGAGGACCCGCGCATCCACGCCCTCGTGCTCGGCTACTGGCACACCATCGTGACCCCTCCCATGGTCTTCGCCGAACTCACGGCCCGCGCGGTCGCGGAGTTCCGCGCGCGCGGCGTCGAGAAGCCCGTGGTGGCGTCGCTGGCGGGCGATGTCGAGGTGGAGGAGGCCTGCCAGTACCTCTTCGAACGGGGCGTCGTGGCGTACCCCTACACGACCGAGAAGCCGGTCGCCGCGCTCGGCGCGAAGTACCGGTGGGCGCGTGCGGCCGGGTTGTTGGGGGGTGGCCGATGAGGTGAACGGTTCGGGGCCGGCCGACGGTGCGCGCCGGCCGGCCCCGGGACCCGTGCGCACACGGAAGGGATGGGACAGGGGGCGCTGGCCAGGATCTTTCCGACGCAAGGGGTGCTGAGCGAGATGACGACAACGGACATACCAACTGCCGTCCCCTACCGGGAAGTGAGGGACGCCAACGGCCGGATGTACCGCGTCGGCGAGACCGACGTCGACATCATGGGCCGCAAGCGCAAGTGGATGGTCATCCTGCCGTGGGTGGGCATGATGGGCATCAGCTCGGCCGAGTACGCGTTCGCGTCCGCCGAGGACACCCTGCACACCGCGCACCAGTGGAGCAGTCTGCACATCTTCTGGATGCTCGGCGTCTGGGTCTTCTTCCAGGCCGCGGTGGCCTTTCCCGCGGGCAAGCTGCGGGAGAGCGGGAAACTCCCGGCACGCTGGGCGATGATGCTCGGCGCACTCGGCACACTTCTCGGTTATCTGTCGCTGGCTTTCGCACCGCACGTGGTCGTCGCCTACATCGGTTTCAGCATGTTCAGCGGCATGGGCGCGGGAATGGTCTACGCGACGTGCGTGAACATGGTCGGCAAGTGGTATCCGGAACGGAAGGGCGGAAAGACCGGCTTCGTCAACGGCGGGTTCGCCTACGGATCGGTTCCGTTCGTCTTTCTCTTCACGGGCTATATGGACATGTCGAACTTCCGCTGGGTGCTGGTCTCGGCGGGCGTTCTCCTCGCCGCGACGGTCGCTTGTGCGGGCTACTTCTTCCAGGACCCGCCGAAGAACTGGTGGCCCGCCGACGTGGATCCGCTGCACCCGCCGGACGACCCGCGGGCCCGGCGCGCCCTGCGCATGAACCCGCCCGCGGTGCGGCAGTACACGCCCAGGGAGGCGTGGCAGACGGGCCGGGTGGCCCTGATGTGGTTCTGCCTGCTGTGCACGTCGGGCGTGAACATTTTCGGCATCGCGTTCCAGGTCGACATCGGGGAGGAAGCCGGATTCGCCGGGGGAATCGTCGCCACGGCGATGTCGCTGAAAGCCGTCGTCAATGGAACGGGCCGCGGTGTCATCGGCTGGCTCTCGGACCGCTACGGACGCAAACGCTGCCTGATCTTCGTCTGCATCGTCCTCAGTCTGGCGCAGTACGGCATCCTGTGGTCCGCGGAGATCAAGAACCTGCCGCTCTTCCTGATCTTCTCCAGCATCTCCGGATTCGGCGGCGGTGCCATCTTCCCGATGTTCGCGGCCATGACGGCGGACTACTTCGGCGAGAACAACAACGCGTCCAACTACGGCCTGGTCTACAGCTCCAAGCTCGTTTCCGGGCTCCTGGGCTCCGGCATGGGAGCCGTGGTGGTGAGCCATTGGGGTCACACCGGCGCCTTCACTCTGGCGGGCTCGATATCCCTGTTCGCCGGATTCATCGCTCTCTTCCTGTCGCAACCCGGCAGGCCGAAAGCCAAGAACATCAGCCCCAATCCGCAACCTCTCGGTGAGGAGATGGCCTGACATGACGGCGGAGCCCATCGCCGGATCGCACGCGTCGGACGACCGCGACGCGCCCTACGGAGAACAGCCCTACAGAGAGATCAAGGACGCGCGCGGGCGCGTCTACCGCATCGGCGAGAGCGACCGGGACATCCTTGGCCGGCCGCGCTGGACGATGGTGGCCCTGCCCTGGGCGGCCATGCTCGCCATCAGTGTCTTCGAGTACGCCTTCGGGGCGGCCGAGGACACCCTGTCCGCCGCGCACCACTGGACGTCGTCAAACACATTCTGGGTGCTCAGCGTCTGGATCTTCTTCCAGGCCGGGGTGTCCTTCCCGGCGGGCAAGCTGCGGGAGAAGGGCATCCTGACCAGCAGGGCCGCGATGCTGACGGGCTCCGTCCTGTCGCTGCTCGGCTTCGTCAGCCTCAGCCACGCCCCGAACGTGGCAACGGCGATGGCCGGCTTCGGTCTGCTCGGCGGTGTCGGTTCGGGACTGATCTACTCGACCTGCGTCAACATGGTCGGCAAGTGGTATCCGGAGCGACGCGGCGGCAAGACGGGCTTCGTGAACGGAGCGTTCGCCTACGGAGCGGTGCCTTTCATCTTCCTGTTCTCGTACGGCTTCGACACGTCCAACTACCGCACGGTGCTGGACCTCGTCGGCTTCTACGTACTCGCCGTGACGCTGGTGGCAGGCCTGTTCTTCAAGGACCCGCCGAAGAACTGGTGGCCGGCCGAGGTGGACCCGCTGCGGCGCGGCGGCGATCCGCGCACTGCGGTGGCCCTGGCCAAGAACCCTCCCGCGGCACGGCAGTTCACCCCTGGAGAGGCACTGCGCACGGGAGTGATCCCCCTGATGTGGGTGTGCATGCTCTGCTGCGCCGGGGTGTCGATCTTCGGGATCTCGTTCCAGGTCCCCTTCGCGAAGGAGATGGGTTTCGGTCCGCTCATCGCGGCTTCGTCGATGGGTGTCATGTCGGTGATCAACGGCACGGGCCGGGGTGTGGTCGGCTGGCTCTCCGACCGTCTGGGCAGGCAGCGGACCCTGACCTACGTCTGTCTGGTGCTCGCGGTGGCACAGTTCGGCGTGCTGTGGGCCGGTGAGATCCGCGACCAGCCGCTGTTCCTCGTCTTCGCCTTCCTCTCCGGCTTCGCGGGGGGCGCGTTCTATCCCCTGTTCGCGGCCCTGGTGCCGGACTACTTCGGGGAGAACAACAACGCGTCCAACTACGGCATGGTGTACAGCGCGAAGCTCGTCTCCGGGCTGTTCGGCGGCGGCGTGGGCGCGATGGTCGTGGACTCCTGGGGGTACATCGGCGCGTACGTGACGGCCGGAGTGGTGTCGCTGATCGCGGCCGCCCTCTCCTTGCTGTTGCGCCAGCCGGAAGCGCCACGCGCGCGTGAAGTGCTGGTCTAGCTGTCCCGGCACCCATGGATGGGGCCCTCCCGCCTGTGGCGGGAGGGCCCCATCCATGGGCATGCGGTCAGTCGCCGCAGCGGCCGCGCAGGGAATGCAGGTGCTCGCTGGACTTGCGGGCGAAGGCGTAGGACTCGACCGGGTTGTCGTGCTCGGTCTGCCAGTGGTGGTAGCGCTTGCCCTGGTGGGTGCGGGACGTCACCTTCGACAGGAACTTCTTGTAGTCGATGTCGCCGTCTCCGACATCCGTCATGCGGTAGCCGTCACGCGTGGTCTCGTCACGGATGCCGTCCTTGACGTGGAACAGCGGATAACGATGGGGCTGCTTCAGCACGTAGTCGAGCGGGTGGAAGGGGGCCGGGGTGCCGTCGACGCGCTCCCCGAAGCGGAACTGGGCGCTGAACGCCCAGTAGATGTCCATCTCCAGATACACGAAGTCGGGGTCGGTCTCCGCGAGGAGCACGTCGTAGAGCCGGACCTTCGGCTTGTCGGTGGCGAAGGAGAACTCCTCGGCGTGGTTGTGCTGGTAGAACTTCATGCCGCGCTTGCGGGCCGCTTCGCCGTACGTGTTGAAGTCCTCCGCCGCACGCTTCCAGGCGTCGACGGTGGTGCCGTAGCGGAAGGGGCCCGAGGCGGTGCCGATGTGCTTGAGGCCGAGGGCCTCGGCGTCGTCGAGGACCTTGGTGAGGTTCTGCGCGAACGTGTACGCGTTGGGGTTGTTGTCGTCGTAGTAGCCGACGTGGGACCCGATGGGGTTCAGGCCGTGATCGCGGGCCAACCTCTTGAGCTGGGCCAGGGTGATGGCGCCCGCGGCGCCCTGGGTGTATCCGGCGAATTCGATCTCGTCGTATCCGTACTTCTCCAACTCCGCGAAGACGGGCGCGAATCCGACAGAGGAAACCTTGTCACGCAGGCTGTAGAGCTGGATGCCGAGCCGGCCGGGCGGCAGGACGGGACGCCCGCGGCCCTTGCCCGCGGCCGCGGAGTCGGCGGGGGCCGCCGCGGCGGTGGGGGCGGCCGCCCCGACGAGCGCCGCGGCGGTGGCTCCCGCGGCCACACCGAGCATGCCGCGTCGGCTGAGTCTCTGCGCGAGTTCGGGGTCGGTGGTGGTCGGCTTGCGGCTCATGCGGTTCTCCTCGGTGGCCTCAGGGGCGTGTCAGGGATGGGTTCGAAGAACGGATCAGGGATCGCTGAGGGTCGGGCCCTGATGGCAGGGTCCGAGCTGTCTGGTTCAGTGGAGATCAAGCAGATTCAGCGACGCGGGCCGGTGGACATCACCGCAGACCCGCGAGGTCGAGCAGGAGCGATTTCACATCGGTGGCCGCGACGCGGCCGCTGACGGCGCGGGGGGTGGAGCACAGAATGAGCGGACTTTCGTCCTCGCTCGTGGGGAGGCGGCCATGGCTGCCGCGAATAGGTGACGGGTCCAGGGGCACGACCGCCATGCGGTAGCGCATGCCGAGCTTCTTGCGGGCCACCGCGCCCGCGGCCTTGAGGCGGACGTACGGGTCCTTGGGGTCCATGAAGAGCTCGACGGGGTCGTAGCCGGGTTTGCGGTGGATCTCGACGAGCTGCGCGAAGTCGGGCGCGCGGGCGTCGTCGAGCCAGTAGTAGTACGTGAACCAGGCGTCCGGCTCCGCGACGGCGACGAGTTCACCGGAGCGCGGATGATCCAGGTGGTGGTCCTTCTTGCCCTCGTCGTCGAGGAGTTGCTCGATGCCGGGGACGCCTTCCAGGGCCGCCCGGGTGGCGTCGAGGTCTTCCGGACGGCGGACGTAGACGTGGGCGATCTGGTGGTCGGCGACGGCGAAGGCCCGGGAGGCCATCGGGTCGAGGTACTCCATGCCGTCCTGGGTGTGCACTTCGAGCAGACCCGCGCGGCGCAGCACCCGGTTGATGTCGACGGGGCGGTTCACCCGGGTGATGCCGTACTCGGACAGCGCGACGACGGTCCTGCCCTCCGCCTTCGCGTCGTCCAGGAGTGGCGCCATGGTCGCATCGAGCTCGGCTGCGGCGCGGAAGGAACGTGGATCGTCGGGGCCGAAGCGCTGCAGGTCGTAGTCGAGGTGAGGGAGGTAGCACAGGGCGAGGTCGGGGTGACGGGTGTCGATGATGTGCCGGGTGGCGTCCACGATCCAGTGGCTGGACACGATGTCGGCGCCGGGCCCCCAGAAGTGGAAGAGGGGGAACGTGCCGAGTTTGTCGGTGAGTTCGTCGTGGAGGGCCGGGGGCCGGGTGTAGCAGTCGGGTTCTTTGCGGCCGTCGGCGTAGTAGACGGGGCGGGGGGTGATGGTGAATTCGGTGTCGGCGCCCATGGCGTACCACCAGCAGATGTTGGCGACGGTGTAGCCGGGGTGCGCGCGGCGGGCGGCGTCCCACAGTTTGTCGCCGGCCACGAGGCCGTTGTGCTGACGCCACAGGAGTACGTCGCCGAGCTCGCGGAAGTACCAGCCGTTCCCGACGATGCCGTGCTCGGCCGGGGTGGTG
The window above is part of the Streptomyces venezuelae genome. Proteins encoded here:
- a CDS encoding OFA family MFS transporter — encoded protein: MTTTDIPTAVPYREVRDANGRMYRVGETDVDIMGRKRKWMVILPWVGMMGISSAEYAFASAEDTLHTAHQWSSLHIFWMLGVWVFFQAAVAFPAGKLRESGKLPARWAMMLGALGTLLGYLSLAFAPHVVVAYIGFSMFSGMGAGMVYATCVNMVGKWYPERKGGKTGFVNGGFAYGSVPFVFLFTGYMDMSNFRWVLVSAGVLLAATVACAGYFFQDPPKNWWPADVDPLHPPDDPRARRALRMNPPAVRQYTPREAWQTGRVALMWFCLLCTSGVNIFGIAFQVDIGEEAGFAGGIVATAMSLKAVVNGTGRGVIGWLSDRYGRKRCLIFVCIVLSLAQYGILWSAEIKNLPLFLIFSSISGFGGGAIFPMFAAMTADYFGENNNASNYGLVYSSKLVSGLLGSGMGAVVVSHWGHTGAFTLAGSISLFAGFIALFLSQPGRPKAKNISPNPQPLGEEMA
- a CDS encoding OFA family MFS transporter; translation: MTAEPIAGSHASDDRDAPYGEQPYREIKDARGRVYRIGESDRDILGRPRWTMVALPWAAMLAISVFEYAFGAAEDTLSAAHHWTSSNTFWVLSVWIFFQAGVSFPAGKLREKGILTSRAAMLTGSVLSLLGFVSLSHAPNVATAMAGFGLLGGVGSGLIYSTCVNMVGKWYPERRGGKTGFVNGAFAYGAVPFIFLFSYGFDTSNYRTVLDLVGFYVLAVTLVAGLFFKDPPKNWWPAEVDPLRRGGDPRTAVALAKNPPAARQFTPGEALRTGVIPLMWVCMLCCAGVSIFGISFQVPFAKEMGFGPLIAASSMGVMSVINGTGRGVVGWLSDRLGRQRTLTYVCLVLAVAQFGVLWAGEIRDQPLFLVFAFLSGFAGGAFYPLFAALVPDYFGENNNASNYGMVYSAKLVSGLFGGGVGAMVVDSWGYIGAYVTAGVVSLIAAALSLLLRQPEAPRAREVLV
- a CDS encoding sugar phosphate isomerase/epimerase family protein; protein product: MSRKPTTTDPELAQRLSRRGMLGVAAGATAAALVGAAAPTAAAAPADSAAAGKGRGRPVLPPGRLGIQLYSLRDKVSSVGFAPVFAELEKYGYDEIEFAGYTQGAAGAITLAQLKRLARDHGLNPIGSHVGYYDDNNPNAYTFAQNLTKVLDDAEALGLKHIGTASGPFRYGTTVDAWKRAAEDFNTYGEAARKRGMKFYQHNHAEEFSFATDKPKVRLYDVLLAETDPDFVYLEMDIYWAFSAQFRFGERVDGTPAPFHPLDYVLKQPHRYPLFHVKDGIRDETTRDGYRMTDVGDGDIDYKKFLSKVTSRTHQGKRYHHWQTEHDNPVESYAFARKSSEHLHSLRGRCGD
- a CDS encoding nucleotide pyrophosphatase/phosphodiesterase family protein, encoding MTPTPLLVLDVVGLTPRLLDHMPRLKALGQSGSRAPLGTVLPAVTCAAQSTFLTGTTPAEHGIVGNGWYFRELGDVLLWRQHNGLVAGDKLWDAARRAHPGYTVANICWWYAMGADTEFTITPRPVYYADGRKEPDCYTRPPALHDELTDKLGTFPLFHFWGPGADIVSSHWIVDATRHIIDTRHPDLALCYLPHLDYDLQRFGPDDPRSFRAAAELDATMAPLLDDAKAEGRTVVALSEYGITRVNRPVDINRVLRRAGLLEVHTQDGMEYLDPMASRAFAVADHQIAHVYVRRPEDLDATRAALEGVPGIEQLLDDEGKKDHHLDHPRSGELVAVAEPDAWFTYYYWLDDARAPDFAQLVEIHRKPGYDPVELFMDPKDPYVRLKAAGAVARKKLGMRYRMAVVPLDPSPIRGSHGRLPTSEDESPLILCSTPRAVSGRVAATDVKSLLLDLAGLR